In Bifidobacterium sp. ESL0775, the following are encoded in one genomic region:
- a CDS encoding MarR family winged helix-turn-helix transcriptional regulator: MGFEQEALQTLRDEVHGNKSAMWHQVEGAGKGEPFVLRHLLKHGTQTPSRLAEALHASSGRISALLGSMEKKGYVTREIDDHDRRNILVSLTPKGTKQAKRDRDDIDSVVRWIFSQMGERRTREFVDLSQEFMTYMSVCKPGAPRPTAEEVNAAFAAKREQNDKRTKASSAQTDG, from the coding sequence ATGGGATTTGAACAAGAGGCGCTGCAAACGCTGCGTGACGAGGTGCACGGCAACAAATCGGCCATGTGGCATCAGGTCGAGGGCGCGGGCAAGGGCGAACCGTTCGTGCTGCGGCACCTGCTCAAGCACGGCACGCAGACCCCGTCGCGTCTGGCCGAAGCGTTGCATGCCAGCTCAGGCAGGATCTCCGCCCTGCTCGGCTCCATGGAGAAAAAGGGCTATGTCACACGGGAAATCGACGATCATGACCGTCGCAATATCCTTGTTTCACTGACGCCGAAGGGCACTAAGCAGGCCAAGCGCGACCGCGATGACATCGATTCGGTCGTGCGCTGGATCTTCTCGCAGATGGGGGAGCGCCGCACCCGCGAGTTCGTCGACCTTTCGCAGGAATTCATGACCTATATGTCGGTGTGCAAGCCCGGTGCCCCCAGGCCCACCGCCGAAGAGGTCAACGCCGCCTTCGCCGCCAAGCGCGAGCAAAATGACAAGCGGACCAAGGCTTCTTCCGCCCAGACTGATGGGTGA
- a CDS encoding ABC transporter ATP-binding protein has product MLRISKYLSKTEIGQMLLSLAFIAGQVFFDLKLPDYMSKVTALVETPGSKMVDIWKEGGKMLLVSLGSVLCAIAVGYLMARIGASFSQRLRSLEFRKVESFGPAEMSKFSTASLITRSTNDITQIQMFITMGVLLIFRAPIMAVWAICKIAGKGFEWTVATAVATVIMLVFVIVIMIMVMPKFRSMQRLTDNINAVARENLTGLRVVRAYNAEDYQENKFAKVNDDLTNTQLFTTRAMAAMNPVMSSVMNGLGLAIYWIGAYLIKDAALPATKLTDFSNMVVFSSYAMQVIMAFLLLSMVFVLWPRADVSAQRVMEVLDTEPSVKSGTLKDGKPGETGTVEFRNVGFAYPGTRDEMLKDISFTAKKGQTVAFIGSTGSGKSTLVNLVPRFYDTTEGEVLVDGVNVKDYDIKDLRDKIGYVPQQSVMFKGTVASNVSYGDRPGDAETVEIADTSTAKGRKRELALIEGEDKRDELTPEQKANVRAASEVAQADEFVERMDGEYEAPIAQSGSNVSGGQKQRLSIARAVYRHPEIMIFDDSFSALDFKTDRAVRDALKKDAADSTKLIVAQRVGTIMDADTIVVLDDGKVVGEGTHKELLKTCKVYKEIAESQLSPDELAA; this is encoded by the coding sequence ATGCTTCGCATCAGCAAATATCTCTCCAAAACGGAGATCGGGCAGATGCTGCTGAGCCTTGCGTTCATCGCGGGGCAGGTCTTTTTCGACCTGAAGCTGCCGGACTATATGTCCAAGGTGACGGCGCTGGTCGAGACGCCGGGCAGCAAGATGGTCGACATCTGGAAAGAGGGCGGCAAGATGCTGCTCGTTTCTCTGGGCTCGGTGCTCTGCGCCATCGCCGTCGGATACCTCATGGCCCGTATCGGCGCCTCGTTCAGCCAACGCCTGCGCTCGCTTGAGTTCCGCAAGGTCGAATCCTTCGGGCCTGCCGAGATGAGCAAGTTCTCCACGGCCTCGCTGATCACCCGCTCCACCAACGACATCACGCAGATCCAGATGTTCATCACCATGGGCGTGCTGCTGATCTTCCGCGCGCCGATCATGGCAGTCTGGGCAATTTGCAAGATTGCCGGCAAAGGCTTCGAGTGGACGGTCGCCACGGCCGTCGCCACGGTGATCATGCTGGTCTTCGTCATCGTCATCATGATCATGGTGATGCCGAAGTTCCGTTCGATGCAGCGCTTGACCGACAACATCAACGCCGTCGCCCGCGAGAACCTGACCGGTTTGCGCGTCGTGCGCGCCTACAACGCCGAGGATTATCAGGAAAACAAGTTCGCCAAGGTCAACGACGATTTGACCAATACCCAGCTCTTCACCACCCGCGCGATGGCCGCGATGAACCCGGTCATGTCCAGCGTGATGAACGGCCTCGGCCTGGCGATCTACTGGATCGGCGCCTACCTCATCAAGGACGCGGCGCTTCCGGCCACCAAACTCACCGACTTCTCGAACATGGTCGTCTTCTCCAGCTACGCGATGCAGGTCATCATGGCGTTCCTGCTTCTGAGCATGGTCTTCGTGCTTTGGCCGCGTGCCGACGTCTCCGCGCAGCGTGTGATGGAAGTGCTTGATACCGAGCCGTCCGTCAAGTCCGGAACGTTGAAGGACGGCAAGCCCGGCGAGACCGGCACCGTCGAGTTCCGCAACGTCGGTTTCGCCTACCCGGGCACCCGCGACGAAATGCTCAAAGACATCAGCTTTACCGCCAAGAAGGGTCAGACCGTCGCTTTCATCGGTTCCACCGGTTCCGGCAAGTCCACGCTCGTGAACCTTGTGCCGCGTTTCTATGACACCACCGAAGGCGAGGTTTTGGTGGACGGCGTGAACGTCAAGGACTACGACATCAAGGATCTGCGCGACAAGATCGGTTACGTGCCGCAACAGTCCGTGATGTTCAAAGGCACCGTGGCGTCCAACGTGAGCTACGGCGACCGGCCCGGCGATGCCGAAACCGTCGAGATCGCCGACACCTCCACCGCCAAAGGCCGCAAGCGCGAACTGGCGCTCATCGAAGGCGAAGACAAGCGCGACGAACTGACGCCCGAACAGAAGGCCAACGTCCGTGCGGCGAGCGAGGTCGCGCAGGCCGACGAATTTGTGGAGCGCATGGACGGCGAGTACGAGGCGCCCATCGCGCAAAGCGGTTCCAACGTCTCCGGTGGTCAGAAGCAGCGGCTTTCCATCGCCCGCGCCGTTTATCGCCACCCCGAAATCATGATCTTCGACGACTCGTTCAGCGCGCTCGATTTCAAAACCGACCGTGCGGTGCGTGACGCCTTGAAGAAGGACGCCGCCGATTCCACCAAGCTCATCGTCGCCCAGCGCGTCGGCACCATCATGGACGCCGACACCATCGTCGTGCTCGACGACGGCAAGGTCGTGGGCGAGGGAACACACAAGGAACTGCTCAAGACCTGCAAGGTCTACAAGGAGATCGCCGAGTCCCAGCTGAGTCCCGACGAGCTGGCCGCATAA
- a CDS encoding ABC transporter ATP-binding protein: protein MPRMRGPVEKPADFGGVMLKLVRYCRKYLPVIVIALILGAAGTICQIIGPDQLKNMTNAIAKGLPALVHGKPVMGAVDMGEVTRIAWLLVGLYAGYAILGYAQHWMMATVTQRIGQNLRKSISDKINKLPLKYFDHTSYGDVLSRITNDVDAIGQTLGQSLGMLITSTTLFIGSLIMMFYNNVIMTLCAIGISVLGVVIMMTIMHFSQKYFARQQIALGDVNGHVEEMYSGHIVVKAYNGEADSIRRFEKYNNDLYDSAWKSQFLSGLMNPMMNMVGNLSFVAVCIVGGALAINGKIEFGVIVAFMMYVRLFTQPLSQFAQAFQNLQRCAAASERVFGFLEEPEMSDESRKPALLGRDPKTGKPTRVRGDVEFKDVSFGYEPGKPIIHDFSASVKAGQKVAIVGPTGAGKSTMVNLLMRFYDIDGGAMYIDGIDTSTVPRSNVHDQFSMVLQDTWVFRGTVKENVAYSKKGVTDQQIEDACKAVGLDHYVRSLPQGYDTVLDDNSSLSQGQRQLLTIARAMVQDAPILILDEATSSVDTRTEELIQKAMDDLTVGRTSFVIAHRLSTIKDADMILVMNHGDIVERGTHDELLAKGGFYADLYNSQFSTLVA from the coding sequence ATGCCAAGAATGAGGGGACCGGTCGAGAAGCCGGCCGATTTCGGCGGAGTGATGCTCAAACTGGTGCGTTACTGCCGCAAATACCTGCCCGTCATCGTCATCGCGCTCATCTTGGGCGCGGCCGGCACCATCTGCCAGATCATCGGGCCGGACCAACTGAAGAACATGACCAACGCCATCGCCAAAGGCCTGCCCGCCCTGGTGCACGGCAAGCCCGTGATGGGTGCGGTCGATATGGGCGAGGTCACGCGCATCGCATGGCTGCTGGTCGGCCTCTACGCCGGCTATGCCATCCTCGGCTACGCGCAGCACTGGATGATGGCCACCGTCACCCAGCGCATCGGCCAGAACCTGCGCAAGTCGATCTCCGACAAGATCAACAAGCTGCCGCTCAAGTACTTCGACCACACCAGCTATGGCGATGTGCTTTCACGTATTACAAACGACGTCGACGCCATCGGCCAGACCCTGGGCCAGTCGCTGGGCATGCTGATCACTTCGACCACGCTGTTCATCGGGTCGCTGATCATGATGTTCTACAACAACGTCATCATGACGCTGTGCGCGATCGGGATTTCCGTCTTGGGCGTGGTCATCATGATGACCATCATGCACTTCTCGCAGAAGTACTTCGCCCGCCAGCAGATCGCGCTCGGCGACGTCAACGGCCACGTCGAGGAGATGTACTCCGGCCATATCGTCGTCAAGGCCTACAACGGCGAGGCCGACTCCATCCGCCGCTTCGAGAAGTACAACAACGACCTCTATGATTCCGCGTGGAAGAGCCAGTTCCTCTCGGGCCTCATGAACCCGATGATGAACATGGTCGGCAACCTGAGCTTCGTCGCGGTCTGCATCGTCGGTGGCGCGCTCGCCATCAACGGCAAGATCGAGTTCGGCGTCATCGTGGCCTTCATGATGTACGTCCGCCTCTTCACCCAGCCGCTTTCCCAGTTCGCACAGGCCTTCCAGAACCTGCAGCGTTGCGCTGCAGCGTCCGAGCGTGTCTTCGGCTTCCTTGAGGAGCCCGAGATGAGCGACGAGAGCAGGAAGCCCGCGCTGCTCGGCCGCGACCCGAAGACCGGCAAACCCACCCGTGTGCGTGGCGATGTCGAGTTCAAGGACGTCAGCTTCGGCTACGAGCCCGGCAAACCGATCATCCACGACTTCTCCGCGTCCGTCAAGGCCGGCCAGAAGGTCGCCATCGTCGGCCCGACCGGTGCAGGCAAGTCCACCATGGTCAATTTGTTGATGCGCTTCTACGACATCGACGGTGGAGCCATGTACATCGACGGCATCGATACCTCCACGGTTCCGCGCTCCAACGTGCACGACCAGTTCTCGATGGTCTTGCAGGACACGTGGGTGTTCCGTGGCACGGTCAAGGAGAATGTCGCGTATTCCAAGAAGGGCGTCACCGATCAGCAGATCGAGGACGCGTGCAAGGCCGTCGGGCTTGACCATTACGTGCGCTCGCTGCCGCAGGGCTACGACACCGTGCTTGACGACAATTCCTCGCTTTCGCAAGGTCAGCGCCAGTTGCTGACAATCGCCCGCGCGATGGTGCAGGACGCGCCGATCCTGATCCTGGATGAGGCCACCTCGTCGGTCGACACCCGCACCGAGGAGCTGATCCAGAAGGCGATGGACGACCTGACTGTGGGCCGCACGAGCTTCGTGATTGCGCACCGCCTCTCGACCATCAAGGACGCTGACATGATTCTGGTGATGAACCACGGCGACATCGTCGAGCGCGGCACCCACGACGAGCTGCTTGCGAAGGGCGGCTTCTACGCCGACCTCTACAACAGCCAGTTCTCGACGTTGGTGGCGTGA
- a CDS encoding MFS transporter → MHIGTGSTQGKSGQGSPAGGSAEPQMQKIHMRRQFLREKDITVVQEKTLKQAIAGTVVGNFMEWYDFGIYGYLAVTMASVFTSGLPKSMSLIVMLLGFAVSFLVRPLGGIILGPLGDRVGRQKVLFLTMGMMVVSTALIGILPTSKQIGVWAIVPLYALQMVQGFSTGGEYSGATTYISEFSPDRKRGFYSAWLDMGSYIGSAFGAAMVAITTTIAENGWGANAMVNGGWRIPYLLTIPLGILAMALRTHIPETPQFAAHQERQQEEQEHWSHEAQEAAWRQESPWDRPGTMLYVIKRHWRRLLIAVAIVAATNTAGYVLTSYMPTYLREEVGTTPTMAAAATVPVLIIMALCLPLIGHLSDIIGRKPIYGIAVVSTFVLVYPAFQLLHHGTFWSIQGALAMIAVPVAFYAGVSASTLPALFPTESRFSGMGLSYNFAVSLFGGTTPLVSQALITFTGNHDAPGFYIMFFAIFSGIACIVMRESSKSPLPGSMPTVGSEEEARELVLTQEQNPNLDTSTMPMPMITVEIPVGQTLPQRPENIKPVIHDDKGTKESDSKSDSDKPAEATESPSDKSSNDDSKNDKA, encoded by the coding sequence ATGCATATCGGAACGGGTTCGACGCAGGGCAAATCCGGGCAGGGCTCGCCGGCGGGTGGGTCAGCCGAGCCGCAGATGCAGAAAATCCACATGCGCCGCCAGTTCCTGCGCGAGAAGGACATCACCGTCGTCCAGGAGAAGACGCTGAAACAGGCCATCGCCGGCACCGTGGTCGGCAATTTCATGGAATGGTACGATTTCGGTATTTACGGCTACCTTGCGGTGACTATGGCGAGCGTCTTCACCAGCGGGTTGCCGAAAAGCATGAGCCTGATCGTAATGCTCTTGGGCTTTGCCGTGAGCTTCCTCGTCCGGCCTTTGGGCGGGATAATTTTGGGTCCGCTCGGCGACCGCGTGGGGCGGCAGAAAGTGCTGTTCCTGACAATGGGCATGATGGTGGTCTCCACTGCGCTCATCGGCATTTTGCCGACCAGCAAGCAGATCGGCGTCTGGGCCATCGTGCCGCTGTACGCGCTGCAGATGGTGCAGGGCTTCTCGACCGGCGGCGAATACTCTGGCGCGACCACCTACATCTCCGAATTCTCACCCGACCGCAAGCGTGGCTTCTACAGCGCCTGGCTTGACATGGGCTCCTACATCGGCTCGGCCTTCGGCGCCGCGATGGTGGCCATCACCACGACCATCGCCGAAAACGGCTGGGGCGCGAACGCCATGGTCAACGGCGGCTGGCGCATTCCTTATCTTCTCACCATTCCGTTGGGCATTCTGGCAATGGCGCTTCGTACGCATATCCCCGAAACCCCGCAGTTCGCGGCGCATCAGGAACGCCAGCAGGAAGAACAGGAGCATTGGTCGCACGAGGCACAGGAGGCCGCGTGGAGGCAGGAATCGCCTTGGGACCGCCCCGGCACGATGCTCTACGTCATCAAGCGCCATTGGCGCCGTCTCTTGATTGCCGTGGCCATTGTCGCGGCCACCAACACCGCCGGTTACGTGCTCACCAGCTACATGCCGACCTACCTTCGTGAGGAAGTCGGCACAACCCCAACCATGGCCGCTGCCGCAACGGTGCCGGTGCTCATCATCATGGCGCTCTGCTTGCCACTGATCGGCCATCTTTCCGACATCATCGGCCGCAAGCCGATTTACGGCATCGCTGTGGTTTCGACCTTCGTCTTGGTTTACCCGGCCTTCCAGCTGCTTCACCACGGCACGTTCTGGTCCATCCAAGGCGCACTTGCCATGATCGCCGTCCCCGTGGCCTTCTACGCGGGCGTCTCCGCAAGCACACTGCCGGCGCTCTTCCCGACCGAATCGCGCTTCTCCGGCATGGGGCTTTCCTATAACTTCGCGGTTTCGCTCTTCGGCGGCACCACGCCGTTGGTCTCGCAGGCGCTGATCACCTTCACCGGCAACCATGACGCCCCCGGCTTCTACATCATGTTCTTCGCCATTTTCAGCGGCATCGCCTGCATTGTAATGCGCGAATCCTCCAAGTCCCCGCTGCCCGGCTCCATGCCGACGGTGGGCAGTGAGGAAGAGGCGCGCGAGCTCGTGCTGACGCAGGAACAGAACCCGAACCTCGACACCAGCACCATGCCGATGCCGATGATCACGGTGGAAATCCCTGTCGGTCAAACGCTCCCCCAGCGTCCGGAAAACATCAAGCCGGTTATCCACGATGACAAGGGAACCAAGGAATCGGACTCGAAATCAGACTCAGACAAACCGGCCGAAGCGACCGAATCCCCGTCAGATAAATCCTCAAACGACGATTCGAAAAACGACAAGGCATAA
- the metG gene encoding methionine--tRNA ligase, translating to MTHILVNVAWPYANGPRHIGHVAGFGVPSDVYARYERMKGNDVLMVSGTDEHGTPILVEADKEGVSPQELADRYNRVIAKDLCDLGLSYDLFTRTTTGNHEHVVQELFKQCLKNGYIYKGTQKVAISPSTGRTLPDRYIEGTCPICGADGARGDQCDNCGNELDPDELINPVSKINGETPDFKETEHFFLDLPALAEANLEWLKTRKGWRTNVINFSLGLFKEVKPRAITRDIDWGIPVPVDGWIDNPNKKLYVWFDAVIGYLSASIEWARRKGDPDAWKAWWNDPQSPAYYFMGKDNITFHSQIWPSEILAYNGEGSKGGEPGEYGKLNLPEQVVASEFMTMEGKKFSSSRGIVIYVKDILERYPVDAVRYYISVAGPETSDADFTWSEFVRHNNEELAASWGNLVNRVANLMYKNFGEIPELDEDSMTAEDRALLEETAAAFDTVGGLIEHHHQKNALNDAMKVVGDINKYISAVEPWKIKDDPKRLGTVLHTCAQAVSDANHLLAPFLPQSAQKVWEALGGTGTFSPLPRIEEVEDLDKPGFKYPIITGDYEFGNTVHPWQSEPLVSGTSVPKPSPIFQKIPKEAVAEELARFESDLQARKEAEAKRLEEAKEKLAEEEQGK from the coding sequence ATGACTCATATTTTGGTGAACGTTGCATGGCCGTACGCGAACGGCCCACGCCACATCGGCCACGTGGCCGGTTTCGGCGTGCCGTCCGACGTGTACGCGCGCTATGAACGCATGAAGGGCAACGATGTCCTGATGGTCTCGGGCACCGACGAACATGGCACCCCGATTTTGGTCGAGGCCGACAAAGAAGGCGTGAGCCCGCAGGAGCTGGCCGACCGCTACAACCGCGTCATCGCCAAGGATCTCTGTGACCTTGGCTTGAGCTACGATCTTTTCACCCGCACTACGACGGGCAACCACGAGCATGTCGTGCAGGAGCTGTTCAAGCAGTGCCTGAAGAACGGTTACATATATAAAGGTACGCAGAAAGTCGCGATCTCGCCTTCCACCGGCCGCACCCTGCCTGACCGCTACATCGAGGGCACCTGCCCGATCTGTGGGGCCGACGGCGCCCGCGGCGATCAGTGCGACAATTGCGGCAACGAGCTCGACCCGGACGAACTGATCAACCCCGTCTCCAAGATCAACGGCGAGACGCCGGACTTCAAGGAGACCGAGCACTTCTTCCTCGACCTGCCGGCGCTCGCCGAGGCGAATCTCGAATGGCTCAAGACCCGCAAGGGCTGGCGCACCAACGTCATCAACTTCTCGCTTGGCCTCTTCAAGGAGGTCAAGCCGCGCGCCATCACGCGCGACATCGACTGGGGCATCCCCGTACCGGTCGACGGCTGGATCGACAACCCCAACAAGAAGCTCTACGTCTGGTTTGACGCGGTCATCGGGTACTTGTCCGCCTCCATCGAGTGGGCCCGCCGCAAGGGCGACCCGGACGCGTGGAAGGCCTGGTGGAACGACCCGCAGTCCCCGGCCTACTACTTCATGGGCAAGGACAACATCACTTTCCACTCCCAGATCTGGCCCTCCGAGATCCTCGCCTACAACGGCGAAGGCTCTAAGGGCGGTGAACCCGGCGAATACGGCAAGCTCAACCTGCCCGAGCAGGTCGTCGCCAGCGAGTTCATGACCATGGAGGGCAAGAAGTTCAGCTCCTCGCGTGGCATCGTCATCTATGTCAAGGACATCCTGGAGCGCTACCCGGTCGACGCCGTTCGGTATTACATTTCCGTGGCGGGTCCTGAGACCTCGGACGCCGACTTCACATGGTCTGAGTTCGTGCGCCACAACAATGAGGAGCTTGCTGCGAGCTGGGGCAACCTGGTTAACCGCGTGGCCAACCTCATGTACAAGAACTTCGGTGAGATTCCGGAGCTCGATGAGGATTCCATGACCGCCGAGGATCGCGCGTTGCTTGAGGAGACGGCCGCCGCCTTTGACACGGTCGGCGGGCTCATCGAGCACCATCACCAGAAGAACGCCCTGAACGACGCCATGAAGGTCGTCGGCGACATCAACAAGTACATCTCCGCGGTCGAGCCGTGGAAGATCAAGGACGACCCGAAGCGCCTCGGCACCGTGCTGCACACCTGCGCGCAGGCCGTCAGCGACGCGAACCATCTGCTCGCCCCGTTCCTGCCACAGTCCGCGCAGAAGGTCTGGGAGGCGCTCGGCGGTACCGGCACGTTCTCGCCGCTGCCGCGCATTGAAGAGGTCGAGGACCTCGACAAGCCTGGCTTCAAGTATCCGATCATCACCGGCGACTACGAGTTCGGCAACACCGTGCATCCGTGGCAGAGCGAACCTCTCGTCTCGGGCACGTCCGTGCCGAAGCCGTCCCCGATCTTCCAGAAGATTCCAAAGGAAGCCGTCGCCGAGGAACTGGCTCGTTTCGAGTCTGATCTTCAGGCCCGCAAGGAGGCCGAGGCCAAGCGTCTTGAGGAAGCCAAGGAGAAGCTGGCGGAGGAAGAACAGGGTAAATAA
- a CDS encoding transporter substrate-binding domain-containing protein, producing the protein MVLSAMRQKRKTLGLVVALVAVGMVLAGCSAQSSVQVSGPTKVASKALDVKAFDQLVASGPKASEKDVKANKWASTIKQQGVLHYGGVTDSAVFGMQGKTDGKVRGFDAGLAQLLACYIVGSPKAEVTPVRPGSREAMLGNGAVNAVVATYSIDATRSKRVDFSEPYLTVRQGILVKSDTKGVDAVSDLAGKKVGVRADTTNSETFTKDVPKKAKGVLYRSDDEMFKALKDGKIDAYVTDEPIVLDAVASRPKEFRRAGKSFGDVEEYGIGLPKHTDAKKFVDAWLEKIKADGTWEKLWKLTIGDRTGEANAPKPPVAKDEKKK; encoded by the coding sequence ATGGTGTTATCAGCTATGCGGCAGAAGCGGAAGACGCTTGGTTTGGTTGTGGCGCTTGTGGCGGTGGGCATGGTGCTTGCAGGTTGTAGCGCGCAAAGTTCCGTCCAGGTCAGTGGCCCCACAAAAGTGGCCAGCAAGGCGCTCGATGTTAAGGCCTTCGACCAGCTGGTTGCCTCTGGTCCGAAGGCTTCCGAAAAAGATGTTAAGGCCAACAAATGGGCGTCCACGATCAAGCAGCAGGGCGTATTGCATTATGGTGGTGTCACCGATTCAGCCGTTTTTGGCATGCAAGGCAAGACCGACGGTAAGGTCCGTGGTTTCGATGCAGGACTTGCGCAGCTTCTGGCCTGCTACATCGTAGGCAGCCCAAAGGCTGAGGTGACGCCGGTACGCCCAGGTTCGCGCGAGGCGATGCTGGGCAACGGCGCGGTCAATGCCGTGGTTGCCACCTATTCCATCGACGCCACACGTTCCAAGCGGGTTGATTTCTCCGAACCATATCTCACAGTGAGGCAGGGCATTCTCGTGAAATCTGACACGAAGGGTGTGGACGCAGTCTCTGACTTGGCTGGCAAGAAAGTCGGCGTGCGTGCGGATACGACCAACAGCGAAACGTTTACAAAGGACGTCCCGAAGAAAGCCAAGGGTGTGCTGTACCGTTCCGACGATGAGATGTTCAAGGCTCTCAAGGACGGGAAAATCGACGCGTATGTGACCGACGAACCTATCGTGCTCGATGCGGTGGCTAGTCGTCCGAAGGAGTTCAGGCGGGCGGGCAAGTCGTTTGGCGATGTGGAGGAATACGGTATCGGCCTGCCCAAGCATACCGATGCGAAGAAGTTCGTGGACGCTTGGTTGGAGAAGATCAAGGCCGACGGCACGTGGGAGAAGCTTTGGAAGCTGACGATTGGTGACCGCACTGGCGAGGCCAATGCTCCCAAGCCCCCTGTTGCTAAAGATGAGAAGAAAAAGTAG